In one Trichoplusia ni isolate ovarian cell line Hi5 chromosome 20 unlocalized genomic scaffold, tn1 tig00002067_group19, whole genome shotgun sequence genomic region, the following are encoded:
- the LOC113506587 gene encoding LOW QUALITY PROTEIN: eukaryotic translation initiation factor 3 subunit F-like (The sequence of the model RefSeq protein was modified relative to this genomic sequence to represent the inferred CDS: deleted 2 bases in 1 codon) yields the protein MALNLSVKIHPVVLFQIVDAYERRNADSHRVIGTLLGTSDKGIVEVTNCFCVPHKEHADQVEAELNYAMDVYELNRRVNASENIVGWWATGNEVTNHSSVIHEYYSRECREPVHVTLDTSLAGARMGLRAYVCVALGVPRGKQGCMFTPIDVGLVCYEPEIVGLNLCQKTMGGGGRSRQVQPMMDLAQVAEAASKLSGLLDQVVAYVEEVLAGGGAGAQGAGGAAGGAAAGRALLELVNSVPSLAADTFADAFASSVKDLLMVVTLAQLIKTQLQLNEKLTLLTSQ from the exons ATGGCGCTTAACTTAAGTGTCAAGATTCACCCTGTAGTATTATTTCAAATTGTAGATGCTTACGAGCGCCGAAATGCAGATTCTCATAGAGTCATTGGCACTTTGTTGg GAACCAGCGACAAAGGCATCGTGGAAGTGACAAACTGCTTTTGTGTACCACACAAGGAACATGCGGACCAAGTGGAGGCGGAGCTCAACTATGCCATGGATGTTTACGAACTAAACAGGCGTGTGAATGCTTCTGAAAATATTGTGG GATGGTGGGCCACAGGCAACGAGGTGACGAACCACTCGTCGGTGATCCACGAGTACTACTCGCGCGAGTGCCGCGAGCCCGTGCACGTGACGCTGGACACGTCGCTGGCGGGCGCGCGCATGGGGCTGCGCGCCTACGTGTGCGTGGCGCTGGGCGTGCCGCGCGGCAAGCAGGGCTGCATGTTCACGCCCATCGACGTCGGCCTCGTCTGCTACGAGCCAGAG ATCGTGGGGCTAAACCTGTGCCAGAAGACGatgggcggcggcgggcgctcGCGGCAGGTGCAGCCGATGATGGACCTGGCGCAGGTGGCCGAGGCCGCCTCAAAGCTGTCTGGCCTGCTTGACCAG GTAGTCGCCTACGTGGAAGAAGTGCTGGCGGGCGGGGGCGCAGGGGCGcagggg gcggggggcgcggcggggggcgcggcggcggggcgcgCGCTGCTGGAGCTCGTGAACTCCGTGCCCAGCCTGGCCGCAGACACTTTCGCCGACGCCTTCGCTTCCAGTGTCAAGGACCTGCTCATG GTGGTGACGCTGGCGCAGCTCATCAAGACGCAGCTGCAGCTCAACGAGAAGCTGACGCTGCTGACGTCACAGTGA